Proteins encoded within one genomic window of Crocosphaera sp. UHCC 0190:
- a CDS encoding DUF29 family protein, giving the protein MEELLELKDLLLAGNINDALLLVEEMTEMSKDDKLNKIFSFGKILVLHLIKQAAEKRTTRSWDLSIANATKEIQRTNKRRKTGGIYLTKEELRETLEDAYELGLKGAAKEALDGKYEAEEIAAMVDQIAIIDQAMGLIWE; this is encoded by the coding sequence ATGGAAGAATTACTAGAACTCAAGGATTTACTACTAGCGGGAAATATCAATGATGCTTTGTTGCTAGTAGAGGAAATGACGGAAATGAGCAAAGATGATAAGCTTAACAAAATTTTTAGTTTTGGTAAGATTTTGGTCTTACATCTGATTAAACAAGCAGCAGAAAAGCGGACAACAAGATCATGGGATTTGTCTATTGCTAATGCCACCAAAGAGATTCAACGCACTAATAAAAGGCGCAAAACGGGGGGAATATATCTAACAAAGGAGGAATTGCGAGAGACGTTAGAGGATGCCTATGAATTGGGGTTGAAAGGTGCAGCAAAGGAGGCTTTAGATGGTAAATATGAAGCAGAAGAAATTGCCGCTATGGTTGATCAAATAGCAATTATTGATCAAGCGATGGGGTTGATTTGGGAATAA
- the hemH gene encoding ferrochelatase has protein sequence MDRVGILLLNLGGPEQLEDVRPFLFNLFSDPEIIRLPFPWLQKPLAWLISTLRSGKSQENYRQIGGGSPLRKITEAQGEALEQRLAEIGQEASIYVGMRYWNPFTEEAIARIKRDRLQKLVILPLYPQFSISTSGSSFRVLEEMWQQDSSLRQIEYTLIPSWYDHPSYLGAMADLIAQELDKIADPDQVHIFFSAHGVPQSYVEEAGDPYQAEIEACTRLIMKTLNRPNPHTLAYQSRVGPVEWLKPYTEDALQELGEQGIKDLLVVPISFVSEHIETLQEIDIEYRELAEEAGITNFQRVPALNTHPLFIDSLAQLVVHSLQEPPITFDCVTHPKKNMKMYPQERWAWGMTTAAEVWNGRLAMVGFLGLLIELISGHGPLHFVGIL, from the coding sequence ATGGATCGCGTTGGGATCTTATTACTCAATTTAGGGGGCCCAGAACAGTTAGAGGATGTTCGTCCCTTTCTATTTAATCTGTTTTCTGATCCAGAAATCATTCGTTTACCCTTTCCTTGGCTACAAAAACCCTTAGCTTGGCTCATTTCTACCCTAAGAAGTGGCAAATCCCAGGAAAATTATCGCCAAATTGGGGGAGGCTCTCCCTTAAGAAAGATTACGGAGGCACAAGGGGAAGCTCTAGAACAGCGACTGGCAGAAATTGGCCAAGAAGCCAGTATCTATGTTGGAATGCGTTATTGGAATCCCTTTACAGAAGAAGCCATCGCTCGCATTAAACGCGATCGCCTGCAAAAATTAGTAATTCTTCCCCTTTATCCCCAATTTTCCATCAGTACCAGTGGGTCTAGTTTCCGTGTTCTGGAAGAAATGTGGCAACAGGATTCATCCCTGAGACAAATTGAATATACCTTAATTCCCTCTTGGTACGATCATCCAAGCTATTTGGGGGCCATGGCGGATTTAATTGCTCAAGAATTAGACAAAATTGCTGACCCTGACCAAGTTCATATCTTTTTCAGCGCCCATGGGGTTCCTCAAAGCTATGTAGAAGAAGCGGGTGATCCTTATCAAGCAGAAATTGAAGCTTGTACGCGCTTGATCATGAAAACCCTGAACCGTCCCAACCCTCATACCCTCGCTTATCAAAGTCGGGTGGGCCCGGTGGAATGGTTAAAACCCTATACAGAAGACGCTTTACAAGAATTAGGGGAACAAGGAATCAAAGATTTATTGGTAGTTCCCATTAGTTTTGTTTCAGAACATATTGAAACCTTACAAGAAATTGATATTGAGTATCGAGAATTGGCTGAAGAAGCGGGCATTACTAATTTTCAACGGGTTCCTGCTTTAAATACCCATCCTCTTTTTATTGACTCTCTCGCTCAGTTAGTGGTGCATTCTTTGCAAGAACCCCCCATTACCTTTGATTGTGTCACTCATCCCAAGAAAAACATGAAAATGTATCCCCAAGAACGTTGGGCCTGGGGGATGACGACGGCCGCTGAAGTCTGGAATGGACGGTTAGCGATGGTGGGATTTCTGGGTTTATTAATTGAGTTAATTAGTGGCCATGGCCCCTTACATTTTGTCGGTATTTTATAG
- a CDS encoding HEAT repeat domain-containing protein: MNTQPDEMGTDEQQASISLALGFEPDSTHYPPHQTPGTNLSPDLSLDISKDRIYQQEQFFQKIFLSDNAHNLPQNIAIIGESGMGKTLFLQKIAHLILEQTDKIPIWIGPHQLRKNKLQEYLWEKWLIQGSNRYRTQDSIPREVWQREFEQLLAHQKVWLLCDGMDYWFDESVDRVASSPLEWLIEQRQDMTDQLPIILTCQTQTWGNKPRLLPKFEVYQTQPLENHHHIKQFIQQWFLPSLLFEQRKPLKEHLDQQLCRILEEPETQHLQRWLKNPQRLALLCRFWLKNPNQFPKTSAQLYQGLVNEFYQWQAENISTTLQQKQQLSHLLAILALKNQSHSETSSIIDYEMIVDSFGENLPLFSLAVQLKWLIPVGMVTENEENNYYTFCDQTFRDYFAALAIDDWQCFLNSHNTTYPIFSYQWQNSFRFWLGREDISTDDKETLIKALMTIDDQCGPANFYGLRAYFIATTGLGEIPNCSYGTQMVEQLLDWGFETTSVPSSSQTVALSLRSLAAKESLHTLYRPLAIAALITLIENSTDEEEQKERLQFLGRLAKGNAVAIAALTQFLTTATSPSLGWQIAETLGTIDSGNAQAIAIFVELLETATTDETRQMAFLGLEKIAQGNLQGIKALIHLLHSQSSPSLRRRTFQALEIIGQGNATAIAILVQLIRTTKEIGIRRQAAESLEKIDPGNPTAITVLVQLLETANNPTIRQEAVYSLGEVCPGNVQAIMALVTLLQQNNDVYLGWIAISSLGKIGEGNEQAIAILENLMHSGESLLLRKEALDSLGKIAPKNSAIMQVSLELMKQVEDEETYREIAESLGKLDPGNPGAINGLTQILQTSRDEFTLRQAAASLGKINPGNLEALRVLVNLIQSTDDADIRGLAAESLGDIGPGNPVAMATLIRLLETSTNLENLRCAAKSLGKVAPGNKEAIAVFVKLLQTVNNSNLGIEIAESLIDILPLKQMPQIVIQLRDSLLKEPDSESSACYKVMWHCAQYLSYREFYQAWHQRALPTPLLSSKNLPKPLIPPVVNSSLTVLEKLGQETEKIPQFNSIKLVWIESSRFIDPGNPAIDIYDQMLEQQCQPFEHGLPENLAKLRLYWHLLQRNSSKTQLILLFYDDAHTPHLSTDFLEILGKFKGVIGVISQQTSSAIPIFSPDDPQLIPTLLEWMTKQVHSPL; the protein is encoded by the coding sequence ATGAATACCCAACCTGACGAGATGGGAACAGATGAGCAACAAGCATCGATTTCCTTAGCCCTGGGATTTGAACCTGATTCTACCCATTATCCTCCCCATCAAACCCCAGGAACAAACTTATCCCCAGATTTAAGCCTTGATATTTCCAAGGATAGAATCTACCAACAAGAACAATTTTTTCAAAAGATATTCCTCTCAGATAATGCTCACAACCTTCCGCAAAACATTGCCATTATCGGAGAATCCGGTATGGGTAAAACCCTTTTCTTACAAAAAATTGCCCATCTGATACTAGAGCAAACGGATAAAATACCCATTTGGATAGGGCCTCATCAACTTAGAAAAAACAAATTACAGGAATATTTATGGGAAAAATGGCTGATTCAAGGGTCAAATCGCTACCGCACCCAAGACTCTATTCCCAGAGAAGTTTGGCAACGAGAATTTGAGCAATTATTAGCCCATCAAAAAGTTTGGTTATTGTGCGATGGCATGGATTATTGGTTTGATGAATCTGTCGATCGGGTTGCGTCCTCTCCTCTGGAATGGTTGATAGAACAACGCCAAGACATGACAGATCAACTACCAATCATCTTAACCTGTCAAACCCAAACCTGGGGAAATAAACCCCGTCTTTTACCCAAATTTGAAGTCTATCAAACTCAACCCTTAGAAAATCACCATCACATTAAACAGTTTATTCAGCAATGGTTTCTTCCTAGCTTGCTCTTCGAACAACGAAAACCCCTCAAAGAACATTTAGATCAGCAATTATGTCGGATTTTAGAGGAACCCGAAACCCAACACCTGCAACGATGGCTGAAAAATCCGCAACGTTTAGCGTTGTTATGCCGTTTTTGGCTGAAAAATCCCAATCAGTTCCCTAAAACCTCCGCGCAACTCTATCAGGGGTTAGTCAATGAATTCTATCAATGGCAAGCAGAAAACATCTCGACAACCCTTCAACAAAAGCAACAATTAAGTCATTTACTGGCTATCTTAGCTCTAAAAAATCAGTCCCACAGTGAAACTTCTTCGATCATTGACTATGAGATGATTGTGGATAGTTTTGGGGAAAATCTTCCTCTATTTTCCTTAGCGGTTCAATTAAAATGGCTGATTCCCGTGGGAATGGTCACAGAAAATGAGGAGAACAATTATTATACTTTTTGCGATCAGACCTTTCGAGACTACTTTGCTGCCCTCGCCATTGATGACTGGCAGTGTTTTTTAAATAGTCATAATACGACCTATCCCATTTTTAGCTACCAATGGCAGAATAGTTTTCGCTTTTGGTTAGGAAGGGAAGATATTTCTACAGACGACAAAGAAACCTTAATAAAAGCCTTGATGACGATTGATGACCAATGTGGCCCAGCCAATTTCTATGGACTGAGGGCCTATTTCATCGCAACCACGGGATTAGGAGAAATTCCTAATTGTTCCTACGGGACGCAAATGGTGGAACAACTTCTGGATTGGGGATTTGAGACTACATCTGTGCCATCTTCCTCTCAGACTGTTGCTTTAAGTTTACGCTCATTGGCAGCAAAAGAGAGTCTTCATACCCTTTATCGTCCCTTGGCCATCGCTGCCCTTATCACTCTAATTGAGAATTCTACAGATGAAGAGGAACAAAAAGAGAGACTACAATTTTTAGGGCGACTGGCAAAAGGCAATGCTGTGGCGATCGCGGCTTTAACTCAATTTCTCACAACGGCCACCTCTCCATCTCTTGGCTGGCAAATCGCGGAAACCCTCGGAACCATTGATTCGGGGAATGCACAAGCGATCGCTATTTTTGTTGAGTTGCTAGAAACTGCCACAACGGACGAAACTCGTCAAATGGCTTTTTTAGGGTTAGAAAAAATTGCCCAAGGTAATCTTCAAGGGATCAAAGCCCTCATTCATTTACTCCACAGTCAATCTTCTCCTTCCCTAAGACGACGGACGTTTCAAGCCTTAGAAATCATTGGCCAGGGCAATGCTACAGCTATTGCTATTCTGGTGCAACTCATTCGGACAACTAAAGAAATTGGCATTCGACGGCAAGCGGCCGAAAGTTTGGAAAAAATTGATCCCGGCAATCCCACCGCCATTACTGTTTTGGTACAATTACTGGAAACAGCTAACAACCCAACCATTCGTCAAGAGGCGGTTTATAGTTTAGGAGAAGTTTGTCCGGGTAATGTTCAGGCCATTATGGCTTTGGTCACTCTTTTACAACAAAATAATGATGTTTATCTGGGTTGGATTGCCATTAGTAGTTTAGGCAAAATTGGCGAAGGAAATGAACAGGCGATCGCTATTTTAGAAAACCTTATGCACTCTGGGGAATCCTTACTACTTCGTAAAGAAGCCTTAGATAGTTTAGGCAAAATTGCTCCCAAAAATTCCGCCATTATGCAAGTTTCTCTTGAATTAATGAAACAGGTGGAAGATGAGGAAACCTATCGAGAAATTGCGGAAAGTTTAGGTAAGCTTGATCCTGGAAATCCAGGGGCTATTAATGGGTTAACCCAAATTTTACAAACCTCACGGGATGAATTTACCCTTCGTCAAGCCGCAGCAAGTTTAGGTAAAATTAATCCAGGCAATTTAGAAGCGTTGAGGGTATTAGTTAATCTGATTCAGTCTACGGATGATGCCGATATTCGAGGGTTAGCGGCTGAAAGTTTGGGAGATATTGGCCCAGGAAATCCGGTGGCAATGGCTACTTTAATTCGATTATTAGAAACCAGTACCAATCTTGAAAACCTCCGATGTGCTGCTAAAAGTTTGGGAAAAGTTGCCCCAGGAAATAAAGAAGCGATCGCCGTTTTTGTGAAACTTCTCCAAACCGTAAATAATTCCAATCTAGGAATAGAAATTGCTGAGAGTTTAATCGATATTTTGCCCTTGAAACAAATGCCTCAGATCGTGATTCAATTACGGGATTCTTTATTAAAAGAACCTGATTCCGAATCCTCTGCTTGTTACAAAGTAATGTGGCATTGCGCCCAATATTTATCTTATCGAGAGTTTTATCAAGCTTGGCATCAACGGGCTTTACCGACTCCCTTACTCTCGTCTAAAAATCTCCCGAAACCTCTTATTCCGCCTGTTGTCAATTCATCTTTAACGGTCCTTGAAAAATTAGGGCAAGAGACAGAAAAAATTCCTCAATTCAATTCAATTAAGTTAGTGTGGATTGAAAGTAGTCGCTTTATTGATCCAGGAAATCCTGCGATTGATATTTACGATCAAATGTTAGAACAACAATGTCAACCCTTTGAACATGGGTTGCCAGAAAACCTAGCAAAATTACGTCTTTATTGGCATCTTTTACAGCGAAACTCATCAAAAACTCAATTAATTTTATTGTTTTATGATGATGCTCACACTCCTCATTTATCCACTGATTTCTTAGAAATCTTGGGTAAATTTAAAGGGGTTATTGGTGTCATCAGTCAGCAAACATCGTCCGCTATCCCGATTTTTTCCCCAGATGATCCTCAGTTAATCCCCACATTATTAGAATGGATGACTAAACAAGTTCATTCACCCCTATAA
- a CDS encoding late competence development ComFB family protein: MELLVKEELEKQLKFYPKNLKCYLNKIEVSTYALNRLPPLYASSVIGKEQQKRIGKEKYKAQINLAVRRALAAIERDPLRKSMPLVSETSAEYQMANLALKKLQNFLQERSLLPVNQTLSWHNLTMVMQQVFRKVSAKNFSYSPISAANHDLNNQFLNLPKSHKKSE; this comes from the coding sequence ATGGAATTATTGGTAAAAGAAGAACTGGAAAAACAACTCAAATTTTATCCTAAAAATCTCAAATGTTATCTTAACAAAATTGAAGTTTCAACCTATGCCCTTAATCGCCTACCGCCCCTTTATGCTTCTAGTGTAATTGGAAAAGAGCAACAAAAACGCATAGGAAAAGAAAAATATAAAGCACAGATTAATTTAGCAGTTCGTCGTGCTTTAGCAGCTATTGAACGTGATCCCTTAAGAAAGTCAATGCCATTGGTTTCAGAAACATCTGCTGAATATCAAATGGCTAATCTTGCACTAAAAAAATTACAAAATTTTCTGCAAGAACGTTCTTTATTGCCTGTAAATCAGACCCTATCTTGGCATAATCTGACGATGGTTATGCAGCAGGTTTTTAGAAAAGTTTCTGCTAAAAATTTTTCATATTCTCCAATTTCAGCAGCTAATCATGATCTGAATAATCAATTTTTAAATCTACCTAAAAGCCATAAAAAATCAGAATAA
- a CDS encoding prephenate/arogenate dehydrogenase produces the protein MKIGIIGLGLIGGSLGLDLRHLGHEILGVSRQENTCQRARERGVVDQADTNISLLASTDIIFICTPIGLIFPTLQQLKPYLKKDTIITDVGSVKTPIVQECAALWQNFVGGHPMAGTAEQGIEAAQTNLFKNAPYVITPIENTPKDGVKILEDLAQSLGSIVYHCSPENHDQAVAWISHLPVMISASLIASCVRESDPIVLKLAQQLASSGFRDTSRVGGGNPELGMMMAQYNQRALLRSLMTYRQQLDQVIEQINTEDWDSLEKLLNETQQGRSPFTTPPH, from the coding sequence ATGAAAATTGGTATTATTGGATTAGGATTAATTGGTGGTTCCCTCGGTCTAGATTTGCGCCATCTTGGCCATGAAATTCTGGGGGTTTCTCGTCAAGAAAACACCTGTCAACGAGCCAGAGAAAGAGGTGTGGTTGACCAAGCTGATACGAATATAAGTTTACTTGCTTCCACCGATATTATCTTTATTTGTACGCCTATTGGCTTAATTTTTCCAACTTTACAACAATTAAAACCCTATTTAAAGAAAGACACAATTATTACAGATGTCGGGTCAGTAAAAACGCCAATTGTCCAGGAATGTGCAGCTTTATGGCAAAACTTTGTGGGAGGACATCCCATGGCTGGAACAGCCGAACAAGGCATAGAAGCAGCGCAAACTAACTTATTTAAAAATGCTCCTTATGTCATTACGCCTATAGAAAATACACCAAAAGATGGAGTTAAAATTTTAGAAGATTTGGCTCAATCTCTGGGTTCAATTGTTTATCATTGTTCCCCGGAAAATCATGATCAAGCTGTTGCTTGGATCTCCCATTTACCCGTGATGATTAGTGCTAGTTTAATCGCTAGTTGTGTCAGAGAAAGTGATCCCATTGTCCTCAAATTAGCACAACAATTAGCCAGTTCTGGTTTTAGAGATACCAGTCGCGTTGGAGGGGGAAACCCCGAATTAGGGATGATGATGGCTCAATATAATCAAAGGGCTTTATTGCGATCGCTGATGACTTATCGTCAACAATTGGATCAGGTTATTGAACAAATAAACACAGAAGACTGGGACTCCCTAGAAAAATTACTCAACGAGACTCAACAAGGGCGATCGCCATTTACCACACCTCCCCATTAG
- a CDS encoding glycoside hydrolase family 13 protein, whose amino-acid sequence MLIQTPDWVKHAVFYQIYPDAFARSIPSHQQWLLDIPLENWDASPTYQGYKGGNLWGVIDKLDYLQDLGVTALYFTPIFRSASNHRYHTHDYYQIDPLLGGNKAFDILLKTAHERGFKVVLDGVFNHASRGFFFFNDILENGPNSPWLDWFKIEGWPLSAYDGSLPANYVSWIDYRALPQFNHDNPAVREYIMQVGEYWLKQGIDGWRLDVPDCIKTPGFWQEFRQRVKAINPDAYIVGEIAFDATQWLDGKQFDGVMNYPFGRATIAFIVGDRLDKTAVPGFYKPYPALDAADYATEINQLLKRHPWEIQLTQLNLLDSHDTARLITMAGGDHNLVKLATLLLFTFPGTPNIFYGDEIGLEGSHDPDCRYGFPSPENWNQEVLSYHRKLIQLRQKYTALRTGEYHTLYAQGNIYSFARILDNQIFIIALNKGEKANNIKVTEFENCQSILALQPSQVVYGEGTIEWGQDYLSLTIPSRSGLIITIN is encoded by the coding sequence ATGCTAATTCAAACCCCCGACTGGGTAAAACACGCCGTTTTTTATCAAATTTATCCCGATGCTTTCGCTAGAAGCATCCCCTCTCACCAACAATGGTTATTGGATATCCCCTTAGAAAACTGGGATGCTTCCCCCACTTATCAAGGATATAAAGGGGGAAACCTTTGGGGAGTAATCGATAAGTTAGATTATTTACAAGATTTAGGGGTAACGGCCCTTTATTTTACCCCGATCTTTCGTTCTGCTAGTAATCATCGTTATCATACCCATGATTATTATCAAATTGACCCCTTATTAGGGGGAAATAAAGCCTTTGATATCTTGTTAAAAACGGCCCATGAACGAGGGTTTAAAGTGGTTTTAGATGGGGTTTTTAATCATGCTAGTCGGGGCTTTTTCTTCTTTAATGATATTTTGGAAAACGGCCCTAATTCCCCCTGGTTAGATTGGTTTAAAATTGAAGGATGGCCCCTTTCCGCCTATGATGGCAGTCTTCCCGCCAATTATGTTTCTTGGATTGATTATCGCGCTTTACCCCAGTTTAATCATGATAATCCCGCCGTCAGGGAATATATTATGCAGGTGGGTGAATATTGGTTAAAACAGGGAATTGATGGCTGGCGTTTAGATGTACCAGATTGTATCAAAACTCCAGGTTTTTGGCAAGAATTTCGGCAACGGGTAAAAGCTATTAATCCTGATGCTTATATTGTTGGAGAAATTGCTTTTGATGCCACTCAATGGTTAGATGGAAAGCAATTTGATGGGGTAATGAATTATCCTTTTGGCCGCGCAACTATTGCTTTTATTGTTGGCGATCGCTTGGACAAAACAGCCGTTCCTGGTTTCTATAAACCCTATCCTGCCCTAGATGCGGCTGATTATGCCACAGAAATTAATCAATTATTAAAACGCCATCCTTGGGAAATTCAATTAACCCAATTAAACCTGTTAGATAGTCATGATACAGCCAGATTAATTACCATGGCAGGAGGCGATCATAATTTAGTTAAATTAGCGACTCTCTTATTATTTACCTTTCCTGGTACTCCTAATATCTTTTATGGGGATGAAATCGGTTTAGAAGGAAGTCATGATCCTGACTGTCGTTATGGATTTCCTTCTCCAGAAAATTGGAATCAAGAAGTATTAAGTTATCATCGTAAATTAATACAATTACGTCAAAAATATACAGCATTACGCACGGGAGAATATCACACTTTATATGCTCAAGGAAATATTTATAGTTTCGCTCGTATTTTAGACAATCAAATATTCATTATTGCTCTAAATAAAGGAGAGAAAGCTAATAATATTAAAGTAACAGAATTCGAGAATTGTCAATCAATTTTAGCTTTACAACCGAGTCAAGTTGTGTATGGAGAAGGAACCATTGAATGGGGTCAAGATTATTTAAGCTTAACCATTCCTTCTCGTTCTGGATTAATAATTACTATTAATTAA
- the argC gene encoding N-acetyl-gamma-glutamyl-phosphate reductase, which yields MGESEKISVGIIGASGYGGVQLVRLLQEHPKAEVVYLGGKGSAGKPYAELYPHLGHQVNLTIEPIDTDAIAARCEVVFLGLPNGLACDLAPQLIEKGCKVLDLSADYRFRDLQTYSSWYHTERKDTETASKAVYGLPELYREEIKSASLIGCPGCYPTASLMALSPLLKQGLIVPETAIIDAKSGTSGGGRQGKINLLLAEAEGSFGAYGVGKHRHTPEIEQVCSELAGHEVRVQFTPHLLPMVRGILATVYATLRDPGLVRDDILTIYSAFYRSSPFVKILPNGVYPQTKWAAGTNLCYIGIETDPRTDRVIVLSAIDNLIKGQAGQAIQCLNLMMGWEETLGLPNLCFYP from the coding sequence ATGGGTGAGTCAGAAAAAATCTCAGTTGGAATTATCGGAGCTTCGGGATACGGTGGTGTACAGTTAGTGAGATTACTGCAAGAACATCCCAAGGCAGAAGTGGTGTATTTGGGAGGGAAAGGCAGTGCCGGGAAGCCCTACGCTGAATTGTATCCCCATTTAGGGCATCAAGTTAATTTGACCATTGAACCCATTGACACAGATGCGATCGCGGCTCGCTGTGAGGTAGTATTTTTAGGTCTTCCCAATGGCCTCGCTTGCGATCTGGCCCCCCAACTAATTGAAAAAGGCTGTAAAGTCTTAGATCTCTCTGCTGACTATCGCTTTAGAGACTTACAAACCTATAGTAGTTGGTATCATACAGAAAGAAAAGACACAGAAACCGCATCAAAAGCAGTTTATGGACTGCCAGAATTGTACCGTGAGGAGATTAAATCAGCTTCTCTTATTGGTTGTCCTGGGTGTTATCCTACGGCGAGTTTGATGGCCCTTTCCCCCTTACTGAAACAAGGATTAATCGTGCCAGAAACCGCGATTATTGACGCAAAATCAGGCACTTCAGGGGGAGGTAGACAGGGAAAAATTAACCTTTTGTTAGCGGAAGCAGAAGGATCATTTGGGGCCTATGGGGTAGGAAAACACCGTCATACCCCAGAAATTGAGCAAGTTTGTTCTGAATTAGCCGGTCATGAAGTCAGGGTACAATTTACCCCCCATTTACTGCCTATGGTACGAGGTATCCTTGCCACCGTCTACGCAACCTTAAGAGATCCTGGGTTAGTTAGAGACGATATTTTGACCATTTACAGTGCCTTTTATCGTTCCTCTCCTTTTGTCAAAATCTTGCCTAATGGGGTTTATCCACAAACTAAATGGGCTGCTGGCACAAATCTTTGCTACATTGGCATCGAAACCGATCCTCGCACTGATCGCGTGATTGTTCTCTCGGCCATTGATAACCTAATTAAAGGTCAAGCAGGTCAGGCGATACAATGTTTAAATCTGATGATGGGATGGGAGGAAACCCTCGGTTTACCGAATTTGTGTTTCTACCCTTAA
- a CDS encoding DUF427 domain-containing protein, whose translation MFRPQPIAPLPGQESVWDYPRPPRLEPCDQQIIIIFNGITLVESRRSYRVLETSHPPSYYIPPEDIKMEYLHPTNQQSFCEWKGPANYYTIMVGDKQAVNVAWCYPNPTPEFAPIKDYLAFYVSPMDECLVNGEKVTPQPGGFYGGWITSDIVGPFKGVAGSWGW comes from the coding sequence ATGTTTCGACCCCAACCTATTGCACCATTACCTGGTCAAGAGTCTGTCTGGGACTATCCCCGTCCTCCCCGTTTAGAACCCTGTGATCAACAAATTATCATTATTTTTAATGGGATCACTCTAGTGGAAAGTCGGCGGAGTTATCGAGTCTTAGAAACCAGTCATCCCCCATCTTATTACATTCCTCCCGAAGATATTAAAATGGAATATTTACACCCGACAAATCAACAGTCTTTTTGTGAATGGAAAGGGCCCGCAAATTATTACACTATAATGGTTGGGGATAAACAAGCGGTTAATGTGGCTTGGTGTTATCCTAACCCAACTCCAGAGTTTGCCCCCATTAAAGATTATCTGGCTTTTTATGTGAGTCCGATGGATGAATGTTTGGTCAATGGAGAAAAAGTAACCCCTCAACCTGGCGGTTTTTATGGCGGTTGGATCACCTCTGATATTGTTGGCCCCTTTAAGGGTGTTGCAGGGAGTTGGGGGTGGTAA
- a CDS encoding VOC family protein yields MTIRPFHIAFPVTNLAETRYFYETILGCPVGRTSETWIDFSLFGHQITAHLCLTESETIPVNTVDGKQVPVRHWGVILEMKEWETLADRLKQQGIDFVIEPYLRFKGEVGEQATMFFLDPSGNALEFKAFNNDEMIFQPTSFEQ; encoded by the coding sequence ATGACAATTCGACCCTTTCATATTGCTTTCCCTGTAACTAATTTGGCTGAAACTAGATATTTTTATGAAACTATTCTAGGTTGTCCTGTTGGTAGAACTTCTGAGACATGGATTGATTTTAGTCTCTTTGGCCATCAAATTACTGCCCATCTTTGTTTAACGGAGTCTGAAACAATACCCGTTAATACTGTGGATGGAAAACAAGTTCCGGTCAGACATTGGGGGGTTATTTTAGAGATGAAAGAATGGGAAACTTTAGCCGATCGCTTAAAACAACAAGGAATTGATTTTGTCATTGAACCTTATCTTCGGTTTAAAGGAGAAGTTGGAGAACAAGCAACGATGTTTTTTCTTGATCCAAGTGGCAATGCGTTAGAATTTAAAGCGTTTAACAATGATGAAATGATCTTTCAACCCACAAGCTTTGAGCAATAA